The Solea senegalensis isolate Sse05_10M linkage group LG9, IFAPA_SoseM_1, whole genome shotgun sequence genome has a segment encoding these proteins:
- the ranbp2 gene encoding E3 SUMO-protein ligase RanBP2 isoform X2: MRRSKAEVDRYVSSIQSSSPSLKEKPVKGFIFAKLYFEAKEYELAKRHVSEYLKVQQRDPKAHKFLGQLYEREGDINKAVGCYKRSVDLNPAQRDLVLKVAELLVNTEECDGRAEFWVEKAAKLLPGNIAVFNLKERLLSRQGQQGWNRLFDLLQAELAVRPGDAHVNVKLVQLFCQDGRLDEAVKHCLAAEKRGMLSRSLDWYTVVVRTLKEYLALPSIASNEKMCRRLQGELLLAHCNLLRISLSESRVQSSLDALKGFDQAMHLLSSVAGRYTDDLCEVYVEMRGHLYLHAATLLLKLAQDRQQSWRDVADFAVLCYLLAYQVPRPKPKIKRDQSAPQLLELLANDRQSQAGHMLLNLSMDSSTSIGEVVEAFGNCSGRDSLSELLFGPQASTGSSFIANDDIRSINTSVPELSQLAKYDTGSIQLHGGDLQHLSWLGLQWTFRAQRPALRDWLGQLFPRLPLETSKLDTDAPESICLLDLEVFLLGVVFCSHCQLQETAKISSGMNQQQQQQQQLYEPRCLPLPLLRLLTTDRQREWWDASYSLIHNRAAPNMSAKLRMVIQHGLKTLRAGEKHGLQPALAIHWAQSLNQTGDGVNSYYDQKEYIGRSVHYWKVVLPLLEKIKNRRSIPEPLDPLFIHFSSKDIRITSVKTYEEEFNIAYAALLDIEGRTEEAIATLETINNMSSIWHLAQIYQRLSEEASNGVEETQDRCITYLRKFRTYLSKIYNANADDFEKLPVSMEEVLDLLNDVNQQLGENGEAMDEEEEGQRGPVHSSPAHPTETNATISHSHIKFSTPSPNKSIISPSKRLISPKTPPQWVDDQKSLLQMLCQQVEALKNEVHDLRHNASGNAGSPHHKMYGESYGAEGLQESFTPVQSYHGAPLTVATTGPSVFYNQSPAYNSQYLLRTAANVTPTKGPMYGMNRMPPQQHMYAYQQPTHTPPLQTAPPCIYPPQEQVFGAPLRFESPATSLLSPYSEEYYGQSVTQQTINPPLPEPGYFTKPSVVPSQTPKSAEGKPMDFGKVSFSQQAPAEVPKVPSFGAGAVAQSTPSAGFKFNSNFKSNDGDFTFPPSQAKNRETLLGLLTSDIPTKQETVVEKSPAQEQPISQSGVFTFGTKSVPSFSFVDTTQSTGTGSLFGKVNQPFKFGDVAMPVFGLSSGVAEAEKAAESDNDSTRGEDEEDGPHFEPIVPLPDKVDVKTGEEEEEEMFCNRAKLYRFDTESKEWKERGIGNVKILKHSTKGKVRLLMRREQILKICANHYITTDMLLKPNAGSDKSWVWKAIDYADEEPKPEQLAIRFKTVDEASLFKAKFEEAQRIVVKSPEKTVQKEKGEGSLKDSKSLAAQFAIKEGEWDCDVCCIRNKPTDMKCVACQSSNPNATSKPDVNAAGDSKASTFDFKFGTDSSQPSSSVSTFTGFGAFGAFGDSKTSFTFGTGASKPADIVTSSFCSNFGAQFAKKPGQWECESCSVRNEATADCCISCKALKSPAITTVTAQTTPAAEPPVVQSSSSASDYGFGAQFSKKPGQWDCDVCEVRNEISADKCVACSSPNPTSKLKVGAPISSNLPAVSGFGSDFSKKDGEWDCDCCLVRNDASAAKCVSCQAPHEKPSLEAMFAKKGGEWDCDTCLVRNNGFASKCLSCQSPNPTAKSTTSTAPSASTFNFSFGTKTLTSQPTGTGFTIPSESGNTFQFGQNKDKSSAASFKFEASQSGSTTSSSGFSFSMPIPTGGFKFGIQDTAKEPPSTDDPAPPSGSASSFLKSIADKHNEKQNISTPEVDPAEQDQNPLISGKPNTFSFADLAMSSGGDFQFCQKDPNFKGFAGAGEQVLSSFQATPTKTDASNELEDDDMYKTEENDDIQFEPVVQMPDKVDLVTGEEDEQVLYSQRVKLFRFDPTTGQWKERGVGNLKFLKNNANGRLRVLMRREQVLKVCANHWITTTMNLKPLAGSDKAWMWMANDFSDGEASLEQLAAKFKTPELAEEFKEKFEECQRLLLDIPLQTPHKLVDTGRTAHLIQKAEEMKSGLKDLKFFLTDEKTKIKDDDTQGDITTSSNVSSLATKAHSETLGPTLEWDNYDLREDALDNTADSSVYASPIAGSPLRKNLFRFGESIGGFSFSFQPGISPSKSPAKLNQSRSSVGTDDEQDEERDGQYFEPVVPLPDLVEISTGEENELIVFSHRAKLYRYDKDLGQWKERGIGDLKILQNYDTKRVRLIMRRDQVLKICANHWITAAMKLEPMKGAEKAWVWSAMDFAEEGEGNIEQLAVRFKLLDTANVFKQVFGEAKVAQDKKELMTPVTSGVVTFQNTGPEESAKTAAPAVCGSAAIAVLEETTKERTELLPDSVQCVPVSPTPVNSSKTVVSPPKFVFGTDSLQKIFGSPKSHSDTEESTSSLNARDAGLLAKGLPASPAFKIPEKGLDFRLFKDNPMAFWTSTSTTQFEPPGPPQAEGRDAGSDDDSEVEVVYVREPTAEQEALAKKLLLPLTFFCYQNEPGYSSDYETDDEDYESAVKALNGKLYPDPPGATACSDEPDCQVVWEKTPTPQEEEKAKSLQLPPTFFCGLSTTDSDTDPDKPEDFETEIRKAQQDLDAQLKMGINLSRTAVASEEPAPGTSSTDTVDSTSTPQEQTSEQPTETQSEARSSSCPIDLSTKKSPELESITETAASTISMAISKDSPFGFNSLGGSSFADLAKNTDGFAFGNQDSSFSWANAGAMVFGAAVNSAPKKGGDDQGSDEEEAPNNEDIHFEPIVSLPEVETKSGEEDEEILFKERAKLFRWDRDLGQWKERGIGDLKILFHPTKHFYRILMRREQVFRVCANHIISEAMELKPMNVAANALLWTATDYSDGDGAVEQLAAKFKTPELAESFKKTFCECQKRLVLSEDSSISPQMSRVQAHSRDTNPQVFLQVSADGETLGTVTIELFSQVVPKTAENFRVLCTGEKGFGLRDSVFHRVIPDFMCQGGDITNSDGTGGKSIYGSKFEDENFSIRHTGPGILSMANRGRDTNNSQFFITLKKAEHLDYKHVAFGWVRDGMSVVQQMGKLGTKGGTPTKKLVITDCGQL; this comes from the exons aaACCAGTGAAAGGATTTATATTTGCTAAATTGTACTTTGAAGCAAAGGAATATGAACTTGCAAAAAG ACATGTATCGGAGTATCTCAAAGTCCAACAGAGAGACCCCAAAGCACACAAATTCCTTGGACAGCTGTAcgagagagaaggagacattAATAAAGCAGTAGGATGTTACAAG CGGTCAGTGGACCTGAACCCAGCCCAGAGGGACCTGGTGTTGAAGGTGGCTGAGTTACTGGTTAATACGGAGGAATGTGATGGCAGAGCAGAGTTCTGGGTGGAGAAGGCTGCAAAGCTGCTGCCAGGAAACATAGCAGTCTTCAACCTGAAG GAGCGTTTGTTAAGTCGTCAGGGTCAGCAGGGTTGGAATCGACTTTTTGACCTCCTCCAGGCTGAGCTGGCAGTGAGGCCGGGTGATGCACATGTAAACGTGAAGCTGGTTCAGCTGTTCTGTCAGGATGGTCGACTGGATGAAGCTGTCAAGCATTGCCTGGCTGCTGAGAAAAGGGGCATGCTAAGCCGTAGTTTGGACTGGTACACAGTTGTGGTGCGCACATTGAAG GAATATTTGGCTCTGCCCAGCATAGCCAGCAATGAAAAGATGTGTCGCCGTCTCCAGGGAGAGTTGCTGTTGGCCCACTGCAACCTGCTGAGAATCTCACTGTCCGAGAGCCGAGTGCAGTCCAGTCTTGATGCGCTCAAAGG tttTGATCAAGCGATGCACCTGCTGAGCAGCGTTGCAGGCCGCTACACCGACGATCTGTGTGAGGTGTATGTGGAGATGAGAGGTCACCTCTACCTTcatgctgccacactgctgtTGAAGCTGGCTCAGGATCGCCAGCAATCCTGGAGGGATGTTGCGGACTTTGCTGTACTCTGCTACCTGCTAGCATACCAG GTCCCTCGACCAAAGCCTAAAATTAAAAGAGACCAGTCAGCGCCACAGCTTCTCGAACTACTGGCCAACGATCGACAGAGTCAGGCTGGACACATGTTGCTCAATCTGAGCATGGATTCGTCTACTTCAATCGGAGAG GTGGTGGAGGCATTTGGTAACTGCAGTGGTCGGGACTCCCTGTCTGAACTCCTGTTTGGACCGCAGGCCTCCACTGGATCTTCATTTATTGCCAATGATGACATTCGTTCAATCAACACCTCTGTTCCAGAGCTATCTCAATTGGCCAAATATGACACTG GCTCCATTCAACTGCATGGTGGTGACTTGCAACATCTGAGCTGGTTGGGGCTGCAGTGGACATTTCGAGCCCAAAGACCAGCACTGCGGGATTGGCTAGGGCAGCTTTTTCCAAGGCTTCCCCTGGAAACTTCCAAACTGGACACGGATGCACCAGAATCCATCTGCTTACTAGACCTCGAG GTGTTTTTACTCGGTGTGGTGTTCTGTAGCCACTGTCAGTTACAAGAGACAGCGAAGATCAGCAGTGGAATGaaccaacagcagcaacagcagcagcagctttatgAGCCACGCTGCCTCCCCCTTCCTCTCCTTCGCCTCTTGACcactgacagacagagggagTGGTGGGATGCTAGCTACAGCCTCATTCACAATCGAGCAGC CCCCAACATGTCAGCCAAGCTACGCATGGTTATTCAACATGGGCTGAAAACTCTGAGGGCTGGAGAGAAACATGGACTTCAACCAGCACTGGCCATCCACTGGGCCCAGTCTCTTAACCAGACG GGTGATGGAGTAAACTCCTACTATGACCAGAAGGAGTACATTGGTCGTAGTGTCCACTACTGGAAGGTCGTCCTCCCGCTGTtggaaaaaatcaaaaacagacGCAGTATACCTGAACCCCTTGACCCACTCTTCATACACTTTTCCTCTAAAGACATTCGG ATTACGTCTGTGAAGACTTATGAAGAGGAATTCAACATAGCATATGCGGCTCTCCTTGATATTGAAGGCAGGACAGAGGAAGCCATTGCTACATTGGAAACCATCAATAACATGTCCTCCATCTGGCATTTGGCCCAG ATCTACCAGCGGCTGTCGGAGGAGGCCAGCAATGGGGTTGAGGAAACCCAAGATAGGTGCATCACTTATCTGAGAAAGTTCAGGACCTACCTGTCTAAGATCTACAATGCCAATGCTGATGACTTTGAGAAG CTGCCTGTGTCCATGGAGGAAGTTCTCGACCTCCTGAATGATGTGAACCAGCAGCTAGGAGAAAATGGGGAGGCaatggatgaggaggaggagggtcaaCGAGGACCAGTCCACTCTAGTCCTGCTCATCCTACAGAAACCAATGCCACCATTTCCCACTCACACATCAAGTTTTCAACTCCGTCTCCCAACAAAAGCATCATCTCTCCGTCCAAAAGACTG ATTTCTCCAAAGACACCACCTCAGTGGGTGGATGACCAGAAAAGTCTCCTTCAGATGCTGTGTCAGCAAGTTGAAGCCCTCAAG AATGAAGTTCATGATTTGAGGCACAACGCTTCAGGGAACGCAGGCTCTCCTCATCATAAGATGTATGGGGAGAGCTACGGGGCTGAAGGCCTACAGGAGTCTTTTACACCAGTTCAGTCCTACCATGGTGCCCCCCTAACAG ttgcCACCACAGGTCCCTCTGTGTTTTACAACCAGTCTCCAGCTTATAACTCTCAGTATCTCCTGCGCACAGCAGCAAATGTAACCCCCACTAAG ggCCCAATGTATGGTATGAACCGTATGCCACCTCAGCAGCATATGTATGCTTACCAACAGCCCACTCACACGCCTCCATTGCAAACAGCCCCACCCTGCATTTACCCCCCACAAGAACAAGTTTTTGGTGCCCCTCTGCGATTTGAATCACCAGCCACAAGCCTCCTTTCCCCATATAGTGAAGAATATTATGGCCAGAGTGTAACCCAACAAACCATTAACCCACCTCTACCTGAACCTGGCTACTTCACCAAGCCATCTGTTGTTCCTTCTCAGACGCCAAAGAGCGCAGAGGGTAAGCCCATGGACTTTGGGAAAGTGTCATTCAGCCAGCAGGCACCTGCTGAAGTTCCCAAAGTGCCTAGTTTTGGAGCAGGGGCAGTTGCCCAGTCAACACCTTCAGCTGGTTTCAAATTCAACTCCAACTTTAAATCCAATGATGGAGATTTCACCTTCCCACCTTCTCAGGCCAAGAACAGGGAAACCCTACTTGGCCTCCTTACATCAGACATCCCTACTAAACAGGAGACTGTTGTAGAAAAATCCCCTGCTCAGGAGCAGCCCATTAGCCAAAGTGGTGTTTTCACCTTTGGTACTAAAAGTGTTCCAAGCTTCTCTTTTGTTGATACTACTCAAAGCACTGGTACTGGAAGTCTGTTTGGAAAAGTGAACCAGCCATTTAAATTTGGTGATGTTGCCATGCCAGTGTTTGGGTTATCCAGTGGTGtagcagaggcagagaaagcagcagagagtgacAATGACAGTACCCGtggtgaggatgaagaggatggCCCTCATTTTGAACCCATTGTACCTCTTCCTGATAAAGTAGATGTTAAAAccggtgaggaagaggaggaggagatgtttTGCAATAGGGCAAAGCTGTATCGATTTGACACCGAGTCAAAAGAGTGGAAGGAGAGAGGTATTGGCAATGTTAAAATTTTAAAACACAGCACTAAAGGGAAGGTCCGCCTTTTAATGCGAAGGGAACAGATCTTGAAGATCTGTGCCAATCATTACATTACCACTGATATGCTACTGAAACCAAATGCTGGTTCTGACAAATCCTGGGTGTGGAAAGCCATTGATTATGCAGATGAAGAACCAAAGCCAGAGCAGCTAGCAATCCGATTTAAAACTGTTGATGAGGCATCTCTTTTCAAAGCTAAGTTTGAGGAAGCCCAGAGAATTGTGGTCAAATCACCTGAAAAGACTGTTCAAAAGGAAAAGGGAGAGGGAAGCTTAAAAGATTCTAAATCACTGGCAGCACAGTTCGCAATCAAAGAAGGGGAATGGGACTGTGATGTGTGCTGTATCAGAAATAAGCCCACAGATATGAAATGTGTTGCATGTCAGAGTTCCAATCCCAATGCTACATCAAAGCCAGACGTTAATGCTGCTGGTGATAGCAAAGCCAGTACTTTTGATTTCAAATTTGGAACCGATTCATCACAACCTAGTAGTTCTGTCTCTACATTTACTGGCTTTGGAGCTTTTGGGGCTTTTGGAGATAGTAAGACCTCTTTTACATTTGGGACTGGTGCCTCAAAACCTGCTGACATAGTAACCAGTTCATTTTGTTCTAACTTTGGAGCTCAATTTGCAAAGAAGCCAGGACAGTGGGAATGTGAAAGCTGTTCTGTGAGAAATGAGGCCACTGCAGATTGTTGTATTTCTTGCAAAGCTCTTAAATCCCCAGCTATAACAACTGTTACAGCACAAACCACACCAGCTGCAGAACCACCTGTAGTGCAGTCCTCTTCATCTGCTAGTGACTATGGGTTTGGTGCCCAGTTCAGCAAGAAGCCGGGGCAGTGGGACTGTGATGTATGTGAGGTCAGAAATGAAATCTCTGCTGACAAATGTGTTGCTTGTAGTAGCCCAAATCCAACTTCTAAATTAAAAGTAGGGGCTCCAATATCATCAAATCTGCCAGCAGTGTCAGGATTTGGGTCTGATTTTTCAAAGAAAGACGGCGAGTGGGACTGCGATTGTTGTTTGGTCAGAAATGATGCATCAGCTGCTAAATGCGTTTCCTGCCAGGCCCCACATGAGAAACCTTCTTTAGAAGCCATGTTTGCCAAGAAAGGTGGAGAATGGGATTGTGACACTTGTCTGGTGAGAAACAATGGCTTTGCCAGTAAATGTTTGTCTTGTCAGTCACCAAATCCCACTGCTAAAAGCACAACCAGCACTGCTCCCAGTGCCTCAACTTTTAACTTTAGCTTTGGAACCAAGACTCTGACAAGTCAGCCAACCGGAACTGGATTCACAATACCTTCTGAAAGTGGCAATACTTTTCAGTTTGGtcaaaacaaagataaaagcTCCGCTGCTTCTTTCAAGTTTGAAGCCTCCCAGTCTGGATCTACCACCAGTTCTTCAGGCTTCTCTTTCTCAATGCCCATCCCTACTGGTGGCTTTAAATTTGGCATTCAAGACACTGCAAAAGAACCCCCCTCAACTGATGATCCAGCACCTCCTTCAGGGTCAGCCTCCAGTTTTCTGAAAAGCATAGCTGACAAACACAATGAGAAACAAAATATATCTACACCAGAAGTGGACCCAGCTGAACAAGATCAAAACCCATTAATTTCTGGAAAACCCAATACATTCAGTTTTGCTGACCTGGCAATGTCCTCTGGAGGTGATTTTCAGTTTTGCCAGAAAGATCCAAATTTCAAGGGTTTCGCTGGGGCTGGTGAGCAGGTGTTATCATCTTTTCAGGCAACCCCTACCAAAACGGATGCCTCAAATGAGCTGGAGGATGATGACATGTATAAAACGGaggaaaatgatgacattcaGTTTGAACCAGTGGTACAGATGCCTGATAAGGTTGACCTAGTGacaggagaggaagatgagCAGGTTCTTTATTCTCAGCGTGTCAAGCTGTTCAGATTTGACCCAACCACCGGCCAGTGGAAAGAGCGTGGTGTAGGAAACCTCAAATTTCTGAAAAACAATGCCAATGGCAGGCTCAGAGTGCTCATGAGAAGAGAGCAGGTTCTGAAGGTGTGTGCCAACCACTGGATCACCACCACGATGAACCTGAAACCCTTGGCAGGCTCGGACAAAGCATGGATGTGGATGGCCAATGACTTCTCTGATGGAGAGGCTAGCCTTGAACAGTTGGCTGCTAAATTTAAAACCCCAGAGCTTGCTGAGGAGTTTAAGGAGAAGTTTGAAGAGTGTCAGAGATTGCTTTTGGATATCCCTCTACAAACTCCCCACAAGCTTGTTGACACAGGTAGAACAGCACATCTCATTCaaaaagcagaggaaatgaaatCTGGTTTAAAAGACTTGAAATTCTTTTTGACAGATGAGAAGACAAAGATAAAAGATGATGACACGCAAGGAGATATTACAACGTCTAGCAATGTTTCAAGCCTTGCAACCAAAGCTCATAGTGAAACTCTTGGTCCCACTTTGGAGTGGGACAACTATGACTTACGAGAAGACGCTTTAGATAATACAGCTGACTCATCTGTCTATGCATCTCCCATTGCCGGTAGCCCCCTAAGAAAAAATCTTTTCCGCTTTGGAGAATCCATTGGTGGGTTCAGCTTCAGCTTCCAACCTGGCATTAGTCCATCTAAGTCCCCTGCTAAGCTTAACCAGAGCAGATCATCAGTAGGTACTGACGATGAGCAGGATGAGGAAAGGGATGGCCAGTACTTTGAACCTGTAGTCCCCCTACCTGATCTGGTGGAGATTTCTACAGGAGAGGAAAATGAACTGATCGTTTTCAGTCACAGGGCCAAACTGTATCGCTATGATAAGGACTTGGGTCAGTGGAAGGAGAGGGGTATTGGAGACCTCAAAATATTACAGAATTATGATACCAAACGAGTGAGGTTAATAATGAGGAGAGACCAGGTACTTAAGATTTGTGCCAACCATTGGATCACGGCTGCCATGAAGCTGGAGCCTATGAAAGGTGCTGAGAAGGCCTGGGTCTGGAGTGCCATGGACTTTGCTGAAGAAGGAGAGGGTAATATTGAGCAGTTAGCTGTAAGATTCAAGCTGCTGGATACTGCAAATGTATTCAAACAAGTCTTTGGGGAGGCTAAGGTTGCACAAGATAAAAAGGAACTTATGACTCCAGTGACATCAGGAGttgtcacatttcaaaacactgGGCCTGAAGAATCTGCAAAGACTGCTGCTCCAGCTGTATGTGGGAGTGCAGCAATCGCTGTTCTGGAGGAGACCACTAAGGAACGTACAGAGCTTCTACCCGACAGTGTGCAATGTGTACCTGTGTCTCCAACACCAGTCAACTCCTCAAAGACAGTGGTGTCTCCTCCTAAGTTTGTCTTTGGCACTGATAGTCTTCAGAAGATTTTTGGCAGTCCAAAGTCTCACTCTGACACTGAGGAATCGACATCCAGTTTGAATGCCAGAGATGCTGGACTTCTTGCCAAGGGCTTGCCTGCATCACCTGCTTTCAAAATCCCAgagaaag GGCTGGATTTTAGGCTTTTCAAAGATAACCCAATGGCTTTTTGGACCAGCACTTCAACCACCCAATTTGAACCCCCAG GGCCCCCACAGGCTGAAGGAAGAGATGCAGGGTCAGATGATGACTCTGAAGTGGAAGTTGTGTACGTCAGGGAACCCACTGCTGAACAGGAAGCTTTGGCCAAGAAACTCCTGCTGCCGCTCACCTTCTTCTGCTACCAGAATGAACCGGGTTACTCCAGTGATTATGAAACTGATG ACGAGGATTATGAGTCGGCAGTGAAAGCATTAAATGGAAAGCTGTACCCCGATCCTCCTGGGGCCACAGCATGTAGTGATG AGCCAGACTGTCAGGTGGTGTGGGAGAAGACGCCAACGccacaggaggaggaaaaggccAAGagcctccagcttccacccactTTCTTCTGTGGCCTGAGCACCACAGACAGCGACACAGACCCTGACAAGCCTGAAGACTTTGAGACCGAAATCCGCAAAGCGCAGCAAGACCTG GACGCCCAGTTAAAGATGGGCATTAACTTGAGCCGCACTGCTGTAGCCTCAGAGGAGCCAGCACCAGGcaccagcagcacagacactgtGGACAGCACATCTACACCACAGGAGCAGACCTCAGAGCAGCCAACAGAGACTCAGAGTGAAGCTCGTAGCAGCAGCTGTCCAATTGACCTGTCAACGAAGAAGAGTCCAGAGCTGGAGTCCATCACCGAAACTGCAGCTTCTACCATTTCTATGGCCATTAGTAAAG ACTCCCCCTTTGGTTTCAACTCACTCGGCGGCTCCTCATTCGCTGACTTGGCAAAAAACACAGATGGATTTGCATTTGGAAACCAAG ACTCGAGCTTCTCTTGGGCGAATGCCGGAGCGATGGTGTTTGGGGCCGCAGTGAACTCGGCACCCAAAAAAGGAGGCGACGACCAGGGCAGCGATGAAGAGGAGGCTCCCAATAATGAGGACATTCACTTTGAACCAATAGTGTCACTGCCAGAG gtggagACAAAGTCTggtgaggaggacgaggaaaTTCTGTTTAAGGAGCGTGCCAAGCTGTTCCGGTGGGACAGAGACCTTGGCCAGTGGAAAGAGCGCGGCATCGGCGACCTCAAGATCCTCTTCCACCCGACCAAACATTTCTACCGAATCCTAATGCGAAGAGAGCAGGTGTTCAGGGTTTGTGCCAACCATATTATCTCGGAGGCAATGGAGCTCAAACCTATGAATGTTGCCGCTAACGCGCTGCTGTGGACCGCCACCGACTATTCAG ACGGCGACGGCGCAGTGGAGCAGCTGGCGGCCAAGTTCAAAACCCCAGAGTTAGCCGAATCCTTCAAGAAGACATTCTGCGAGTGTCAGAAAAGATTGGTTCTAAGTGAGGACTCCAGCATCTCACCGCAGATGTCTAGAGTTCAAGCGCACTCCAGGGACACCAATCCGCAGGTGTTTCTCCAAGTGTCCGCCGACGGCGAAACCCTGGGCACCGTTACCATAGAGCTTTTCTCCCAAGTCGTGCCGAAGACGGCAGAAAATTTCAGGGTTCTCTGTACTGGCGAGAAAGGCTTTGGACTGCGGGACTCAGTCTTCCACAGAGTCATACCAGACTTCATGTGTCAG GGAGGTGACATCACCAACAGTGACGGCACAGGCGGTAAGTCCATCTACGGCAGCAAGTTTGAGGACGAGAACTTCAGCATTCGGCACACAGGCCCGGGGATTCTGTCGATGGCCAACCGTGGACGCGACACCAACAACTCGCAGTTCTTCATCACGCTGAAGAAAGCCGAACACCTGGACTACAAACACGTGGCTTTCGGCTGGGTTCGGGATGGAATGAGTGTGGTGCAGCAGATGGGGAAGCTTGGCACCAAAGGAGGCACGCCTACAAAGAAGCTGGTCATCACAGACTGTGGGCAGctgtag